Proteins from one Plodia interpunctella isolate USDA-ARS_2022_Savannah chromosome 7, ilPloInte3.2, whole genome shotgun sequence genomic window:
- the LOC128671213 gene encoding transcription factor Adf-1-like, whose protein sequence is MSSDVQEQIISAIFERRPIWNSKDVNHKNRRIINQLWEEIKNELNIEVTDLKKKWKNLKDHYRKELKKNPAPRSGDAGNVNQPSNWQYFSQLRFLQDEVVPNVTEGNLSRIEVSNQISNDSFETEDISGENSQEDTTGHNEESSIYPQQPSTSSQEASVSSQEASTSLQEISTPPREASASQRSRKKRTANDIRTEFLELERKRIRLLENDLSNQSRNEASRNENKSDDYYFFMSLLPQMEKFTPFQKFRVRQKINQALLDELSVNESTYPSNESYMYGYSTQQ, encoded by the exons ATGTCCTCGGACGTGCAAGAGCAAATTATTTCGGCAATCTTTGAGAGGAGACCCATATGGAACAGCAAAGATGTGAACCATAAAAATAGAagaataattaatcaattatgggaagaaataaaaaacgaacTGAATATTGAAG TGACCGATTTAAAGAAGAaatggaaaaatttaaaagatcaCTATAGaaaggaattaaaaaaaaatcctgccCCTAGATCAGGAGATGCCGGAAATGTTAATCAACCCTcaaattggcaatatttttctcaattgAGGTTTTTGCAAGATGAAGTTGTACCAAATGTTACTGAGGGTAATTTAAGCAGAATTGAAGTAAGTAATCAGATAAGTAATGATTCTTTTGAGACAGAAGACATATCTGGAGAAAACTCTCAAGAAGATACAACCGGTCATAATGAAGAATCTTCTATTTATCCACAACAACCTTCTACATCCTCACAAGAGGCTTCTGTTTCTTCTCAAGAAGCTTCTACATCATTGCAAGAAATTTCTACGCCTCCAAGAGAAGCTTCTGCGTCACAACGATCAAGAAAAAAGAGAACAGCGAATGACATAAGAACTGAATTTTTAGAATTGGAAAGGAAAAGGATAAGACTGCTGGAAAATGATTTATCAAATCAAAGTAGAAACGAGGCTTCTAGAAATGAGAATAAGTCTGATGACTACTACTTTTTTATGAGTTTACTTCCACAAATGGAAAAATTCACGCCCTTTCAAAAGTTTAGAGtaagacaaaaaattaatcaagCTCTTCTAGATGAGTTAAGTGTAAATGAAAGCACGTACCCTTCTAatgaatcatatatgtatgGGTATAGTACTCAACAATAG